A single region of the Triticum dicoccoides isolate Atlit2015 ecotype Zavitan chromosome 2B, WEW_v2.0, whole genome shotgun sequence genome encodes:
- the LOC119364731 gene encoding uncharacterized protein LOC119364731, whose protein sequence is MSYCQATTYKPLGGLTLDRPLGLGRTCRILPQHHSVWQHFSRSCKLQEKVYPRLVVAACHKRLGPVYASSGKGNLDPFSMESLNKAMDGAKKQQSIQGFLMEQMAKITGQGSGGNGGNNNRYGGSGGGPDGPDDESFTDSLYEVVQVVLATVAFVLTYIHIIRGEELYRLARDYTRYVVTGKRTSRLKRAMLNWRDFSDSITKNFSTQDDVYGSPVASEAMWWQQPQKLVHHLGDLFRGNLRPHAQES, encoded by the exons ATGAGCTACTGCCAAGCTACAACGTACAAGCCTCTTGGTGGGCTCACTTTGGACAGACCATTAGGCCTTGGGAGAACTTGCAGAATACTTCCTCAACATCATTCTGTATGGCAACATTTTTCTAGATCTTGCAAGCTGCAAGAGAAAGTATATCCAAGGCTTGTTGTTGCTGCTTGCCATAAGAGGCTTGGTCCTGTATATGCCTCAAGTGGGAAGGGAAACCTTGAT CCATTCTCTATGGAATCTTTGAACAAAGCAATGGATGGAGCAAAAAAGCAACAGTCTATACAAGGCTTCCTGATGGAGCAAATGGCTAAGATTACAGGACAGGGGTCTGGTGGAAATGGAGGGAATAATAACCGTTATGGAGGCAGCGGTGGTGGTCCTGATGGCCCAGATGACGAATCTTTCACGGATTCATTGTATGAAGTGGTCCAAGTTGTGTTAGCAACTGTTGCTTTTGTACTCACG TATATCCACATCATCAGAGGAGAGGAGTTGTACCGCCTTGCAAGGGACTACACCAGATATGTCGTCACTGGCAAGAGAACGTCCCGGCTGAAGCGTGCCATGCTTAACTGGCGTGATTTCTCAGATAGCATCACAAAGAATTTCAGCACACAAGACGATGTGTATGGAAGCCCGGTCGCTTCTGAAGCCATGTGGTGGCAACAGCCCCAGAAGCTGGTTCATCATCTCGGTGACCTTTTCAGAGGCAACCTGCGTCCACATGCCCAGGAATCTTAA